The Verrucomicrobiota bacterium genome includes a window with the following:
- the pilM gene encoding pilus assembly protein PilM, whose product MASTDQSILSLGASHLSVTILSKGSQNDCVLEEVAHESINSDPEQKDRWLYFVEEGLARLAHKVSLERITNIILPGWSVLSKLLKVARIDGDGQREVIRFEAENALPNGLEGFEWTYRILKDDGFERDVLVQAVASRFLEDLLAMLKRQGVNPRQIDAHISTELSALISQYGSETGASVLLDIGARSVSLTVSADGDLPFIRSFNFGGSLITQSIARELKKSFVDAEALKLESVRSPSEGQIQVILNQASEGFVTRLVNEVQRSLALYRRQGQCGNPARILLTGGASQLPGLADFLERKTSITTSPYDPFRGIISGRNLPTTQTSRINYLLPSPIGLFQAQLDPDFVPGNLLPGAVSNQLEFSEKKPWWIAAACLVLLAGMVIGLRFHVSAWNLQSRITSLEGELAPFESLAGEVREAYDSYTHLLATASTKSEILEQRKSWVTFLSDLQTRLNKVEDVWLESIQAEVSESSDAAKRLRVTGRLLDRENPLSLVSNNSRGRVETLLGSFENSPFIEMVEDRRFDTSRPGILRFDFSLVIKPETSL is encoded by the coding sequence ATGGCGTCGACCGATCAATCAATTCTTTCACTAGGCGCTAGCCATCTATCAGTGACGATCCTTTCAAAAGGCTCACAGAACGATTGTGTGCTTGAGGAGGTTGCGCATGAGTCAATCAACAGTGATCCTGAGCAAAAAGATCGGTGGCTGTACTTTGTGGAAGAGGGGCTTGCCCGGTTGGCTCACAAGGTTTCCTTAGAGAGAATAACCAATATCATTTTACCTGGGTGGTCGGTTCTCTCCAAATTGCTGAAGGTCGCCCGAATCGATGGTGATGGACAACGTGAAGTCATCCGGTTTGAAGCCGAGAATGCTTTGCCCAATGGACTTGAAGGATTCGAATGGACCTACCGTATTCTGAAAGACGATGGTTTTGAAAGAGATGTTCTGGTTCAAGCTGTCGCCTCCCGGTTTTTGGAAGATCTCCTGGCCATGCTTAAGAGGCAGGGAGTTAACCCTCGCCAGATTGATGCCCATATCTCGACGGAGCTAAGTGCCTTGATCTCACAGTATGGAAGTGAAACCGGAGCATCTGTCCTTCTAGATATCGGTGCCCGGTCCGTTTCCCTGACCGTGTCGGCTGATGGTGATTTGCCTTTCATCAGAAGTTTTAATTTTGGCGGAAGCCTGATCACTCAATCGATCGCCAGAGAGTTGAAAAAATCTTTTGTGGATGCTGAGGCGCTCAAACTTGAAAGTGTCCGATCGCCGTCTGAAGGGCAAATCCAGGTTATATTGAATCAGGCATCTGAAGGATTTGTTACGCGCCTGGTCAACGAGGTCCAGCGCTCACTTGCACTTTATCGCCGACAGGGACAATGCGGTAACCCTGCGCGTATTCTTCTGACGGGAGGTGCGAGTCAGCTCCCTGGATTGGCAGATTTTCTTGAAAGAAAAACAAGTATCACCACCAGCCCCTATGATCCCTTTCGCGGAATTATTTCGGGCCGCAATTTGCCGACAACTCAAACCAGCCGAATCAACTACCTGTTGCCTTCACCTATTGGCCTGTTCCAAGCGCAGTTGGATCCTGATTTCGTTCCAGGAAATCTTCTCCCAGGCGCGGTGAGCAATCAACTGGAGTTCTCCGAAAAGAAACCCTGGTGGATTGCGGCCGCTTGCTTGGTACTGCTCGCTGGAATGGTTATTGGTTTAAGATTTCATGTAAGCGCCTGGAATTTACAGAGTCGAATCACTTCGCTGGAAGGGGAACTTGCTCCGTTTGAATCCTTGGCAGGGGAAGTCCGTGAAGCTTACGATTCCTACACGCACCTCCTGGCAACAGCTTCCACAAAGTCCGAAATTCTCGAACAGCGGAAATCTTGGGTCACCTTTTTATCGGATCTTCAAACCCGCTTGAACAAAGTTGAGGATGTTTGGCTGGAATCAATTCAAGCGGAAGTATCCGAGTCTTCCGATGCCGCTAAACGGCTTCGTGTTACCGGACGGCTACTTGATCGGGAAAATCCGCTTTCTCTGGTTAGTAACAACTCCCGGGGAAGAGTGGAAACACTTCTTGGGTCATTTGAAAATTCTCCGTTCATCGAGATGGTTGAGGATCGTCGTTTTGACACCTCACGCCCTGGTATTTTGCGGTTTGATTTTTCTTTGGTGATTAAACCGGAAACGTCTCTCTAA
- a CDS encoding Amuc_1100 family pilus-like protein, protein MSLSFPVDTLKKPVLIFGLGLVLVLAFILWGHNRRNAKLGDLDSLQRRIQFSHAGPVSPSPAAHAALKEAIQSLNEVHAKLDAQLFADVARNVPDFSGNSTAAYFELAGFVEEMAQRFVKAGVNMGEGLRFGFSQFEQQGPEPGILEAVMRQKLAATVLLEPLIQARPIALTSLKREYLVVKREEPTLLQQAAGSRQTPRVEYPDALVGDEGRPGFESFTFELVFEGYTESLRLYLKSLLSAPLPVVVTGLVVQPLDRFESIDEVDAETRNPFDLLIEDGDPAVEEGPIPIIRNNLSSFSLRLEVYTGKETTPGV, encoded by the coding sequence ATGTCACTATCTTTTCCAGTCGATACTCTAAAAAAGCCCGTTCTTATTTTCGGACTCGGTCTGGTGCTTGTTCTTGCGTTCATCCTCTGGGGTCATAACCGGCGCAATGCCAAGCTTGGCGACCTGGATTCACTTCAACGGCGAATACAGTTTTCTCACGCGGGGCCTGTTTCACCGAGCCCCGCAGCTCATGCCGCCTTAAAAGAGGCAATTCAATCTCTGAACGAAGTACATGCCAAGTTAGATGCTCAATTGTTCGCCGACGTTGCACGGAATGTCCCGGATTTCTCAGGAAATTCTACTGCTGCTTATTTCGAGCTCGCAGGATTTGTCGAAGAAATGGCCCAACGTTTTGTCAAGGCCGGGGTCAACATGGGTGAGGGGTTGCGATTCGGTTTTTCGCAGTTCGAGCAACAAGGTCCTGAACCGGGAATCCTTGAAGCGGTTATGAGACAGAAGTTGGCCGCAACTGTATTGCTGGAGCCTCTAATCCAAGCGAGACCCATAGCTTTGACCTCCCTCAAAAGGGAGTATTTGGTAGTAAAACGGGAAGAGCCAACCTTATTGCAGCAGGCGGCTGGTTCGCGCCAGACACCCCGGGTGGAGTACCCGGACGCCTTGGTCGGAGACGAAGGAAGGCCCGGCTTTGAATCGTTTACTTTCGAATTGGTCTTTGAAGGTTACACGGAATCTCTTCGGCTATATTTAAAGAGTTTATTGAGTGCTCCTCTCCCTGTTGTTGTAACCGGTTTGGTGGTCCAGCCTCTGGATCGCTTTGAATCTATTGACGAAGTTGATGCGGAAACCAGGAACCCGTTTGATTTACTTATCGAGGATGGCGATCCGGCGGTCGAAGAAGGCCCCATCCCGATCATCCGCAACAATCTATCATCCTTTAGTTTGAGGCTCGAGGTCTACACCGGGAAGGAGACGACGCCAGGTGTTTAA
- a CDS encoding response regulator transcription factor: MAEPRPLILVVEDQKDLASLISTQLETSGMVCQVAYTADAAFRFLKRNHVNLMLLDINLPDRSGTDLLDDLVSEDLKVPTIFLTAYDSESQIVQGLTRGGDDYITKPFSFPELVARIRAVLRRTETAADHHITKNAQISQDAFQFCGASVNPLRLELIFPNETVIKIGRKELGIMAFLVSNEGKVITRKALIHGVWGVHADVKSRSLDQYIVKIRDHYNKNGLTLAAFRTIHGVGYIIRPHES, translated from the coding sequence ATGGCTGAACCTAGACCGCTCATTTTGGTTGTTGAAGACCAAAAAGACCTAGCATCCCTCATTAGCACCCAACTCGAAACATCCGGCATGGTGTGTCAGGTTGCATACACAGCTGACGCTGCATTTCGTTTTTTGAAGCGAAACCATGTAAACCTTATGCTGTTGGACATCAATTTGCCTGACCGCTCCGGGACCGATTTGTTGGACGACCTCGTGAGCGAAGATCTCAAGGTACCCACGATATTTTTAACTGCTTACGATTCTGAGAGCCAGATCGTTCAAGGGCTTACTCGTGGGGGAGATGATTACATCACCAAACCCTTTAGTTTTCCTGAATTGGTTGCACGTATCCGTGCAGTGCTTCGCAGAACCGAAACGGCGGCAGATCATCATATCACCAAGAATGCACAAATCTCTCAGGATGCATTTCAATTCTGTGGAGCATCTGTAAATCCATTGCGCTTGGAGCTCATATTTCCGAACGAAACGGTTATAAAAATTGGCCGGAAAGAATTAGGCATTATGGCTTTTCTAGTTTCCAACGAAGGAAAAGTTATTACCCGAAAGGCACTGATACATGGTGTCTGGGGTGTCCACGCCGACGTGAAAAGTCGTTCACTCGATCAATACATCGTAAAGATTCGCGATCACTACAACAAGAACGGTCTCACACTGGCAGCCTTCAGAACGATCCACGGCGTAGGTTACATTATACGACCCCACGAGTCCTGA
- the hisG gene encoding ATP phosphoribosyltransferase, with translation MKTSLIMLGLPKGSLEESTIQLFAKAGFKISISSRSYRPVINDPELDGRFVRAQEISRYVEHGYFDCGLTGHDWIIENNADVIEVCDLIYSRASRKKSRWVLAVPENSPVQKAEDLEGKYVATEVVNICRKYFADKGVNAHVEFSWGATEVKVPDLVDAIVDLTETGSSLVANNLRIVDTLLETNTKFIANKASWEDPIKRKKIEQISMLLQAALEADSKVGLKLNILKSKQDLLLGKLPALRNPTISQLADEDWIAIETIIEESVVREIIPVLKDLGAEGIIEYPLNKVVY, from the coding sequence ATGAAAACGTCACTCATAATGCTCGGGCTACCAAAAGGGAGTCTCGAAGAATCCACGATCCAACTTTTTGCGAAGGCTGGGTTTAAGATCTCCATAAGTTCCCGGTCTTATCGGCCAGTTATCAATGACCCTGAGCTTGACGGTCGATTTGTTCGTGCGCAGGAGATCAGCCGCTATGTTGAGCATGGCTATTTTGATTGTGGCCTGACAGGCCACGATTGGATCATTGAAAATAATGCGGATGTCATCGAAGTCTGTGACCTTATATATAGTAGGGCGTCACGAAAGAAATCGCGTTGGGTCCTCGCGGTTCCTGAGAATTCCCCGGTTCAGAAAGCAGAAGACCTTGAAGGCAAATATGTGGCCACCGAAGTTGTAAATATCTGCAGGAAATACTTTGCCGACAAAGGTGTGAACGCTCACGTGGAGTTTTCCTGGGGTGCGACTGAAGTCAAAGTCCCGGACTTGGTTGATGCGATTGTCGATCTTACGGAAACCGGAAGCTCGCTGGTAGCTAACAATCTGCGGATCGTGGACACTCTCCTTGAAACCAACACCAAGTTCATTGCTAACAAAGCGAGTTGGGAAGATCCTATCAAACGCAAAAAGATCGAACAGATCAGCATGCTTCTGCAAGCCGCTCTCGAAGCTGACAGCAAAGTTGGCCTAAAGTTGAATATACTAAAGTCGAAACAAGATCTTCTTTTGGGAAAACTGCCTGCATTGCGCAACCCAACTATTTCCCAGCTTGCAGATGAGGACTGGATTGCAATTGAGACCATCATCGAAGAGTCGGTTGTTCGGGAGATTATCCCTGTTCTTAAAGACCTCGGAGCCGAAGGGATTATCGAGTATCCGCTTAACAAAGTGGTCTACTAA
- a CDS encoding carbon-nitrogen hydrolase — protein MQVTIGLIQKRAVEEPAANLLKGVESVRKAASQGAQIICLQELFMTPYFCQKESLENFDLAESIPGPTCEVFSKLAAELEVVIIVSLFEKRGSGVYHNTAVVVDADGAVLGKYRKMHIPDDPGFSEKYYFTPGDLGYRAWDTRFGKIGVLICWDQWFPEAARLTALAGAQILFYPTAIGWSSEEKGTELGDAQRNAWEAVQKGHGVANGCYIAAVNRVGTEGDLYFWGSSFVSDPYGRFLSQASENEEALLLQVCDLDALEAFRRTWPFFRDRRIDSYENIQQRLID, from the coding sequence ATGCAAGTCACGATAGGACTTATTCAAAAACGTGCCGTCGAAGAACCGGCAGCGAACCTGCTTAAGGGCGTGGAGTCTGTACGGAAAGCAGCATCTCAAGGAGCGCAGATCATTTGCCTGCAGGAGCTTTTCATGACTCCTTACTTTTGCCAGAAAGAAAGCCTTGAGAACTTTGATCTTGCTGAATCTATTCCCGGTCCAACTTGCGAGGTGTTTTCGAAATTAGCTGCGGAGCTCGAAGTTGTGATTATTGTTTCGCTCTTTGAAAAGCGCGGGAGCGGCGTTTATCACAATACCGCTGTTGTAGTGGATGCGGATGGAGCGGTATTGGGAAAATATCGGAAGATGCACATACCAGACGATCCCGGGTTTTCTGAAAAATACTATTTTACTCCTGGTGACCTCGGCTACAGGGCCTGGGATACGCGTTTTGGGAAAATAGGAGTGCTTATTTGTTGGGATCAATGGTTTCCGGAAGCGGCCCGATTGACCGCTCTGGCCGGAGCTCAAATTTTGTTTTATCCAACCGCTATCGGGTGGTCGTCTGAAGAGAAAGGCACCGAACTTGGCGACGCACAACGCAATGCATGGGAGGCTGTTCAAAAAGGGCACGGAGTTGCCAATGGCTGTTATATTGCTGCGGTTAATCGAGTGGGTACAGAAGGGGACTTATATTTTTGGGGATCTTCATTTGTGAGTGATCCCTATGGTCGGTTTCTCAGCCAAGCATCTGAAAATGAAGAAGCTCTACTTCTTCAAGTCTGCGACCTGGATGCGCTTGAGGCATTTCGTCGAACATGGCCTTTCTTTCGGGATCGGAGAATTGATTCGTACGAAAATATCCAGCAACGCCTGATCGATTAA
- a CDS encoding agmatine deiminase family protein, with the protein MNSPRALGYRLSAEWEPQEGVWLSWPSNRSTWPDHWESVQRTFAEMTLQFSQRETVFININPDQRISAERTLTELENKMGLHRGEVQFFEHETNDAWVRDHGPIYLRHSESGERLICDWQYNAWGGKFPFEKDNKIPRLIAQAQGIQRFEESLVLEGGSLETNGVGDLLVTTDCLLNPNRNPNHSQTEIELALIEGLGVTKVHWLNGCIEGDDTDGHIDNLARFFNPNGLLVASVPNPNDANHQLLSRLNRECEDMILCTGKSPEIIPLPLPDPVYHQGQRLPMSYLNFFIGNGAVFTPSYGQPKADAAAIDILENAFPKHEIIPIDCQNLILEGGALHCLTQQVPQPFR; encoded by the coding sequence ATGAATTCACCGCGAGCGTTGGGCTACCGATTGTCCGCTGAGTGGGAACCGCAAGAAGGCGTTTGGCTTTCTTGGCCCAGTAATCGGTCTACCTGGCCTGATCACTGGGAGAGTGTTCAAAGAACTTTTGCGGAAATGACACTTCAGTTTTCCCAGCGGGAAACTGTTTTTATCAATATAAACCCAGACCAAAGAATTTCTGCTGAACGTACACTGACGGAGCTGGAAAATAAAATGGGCCTACATCGTGGAGAGGTGCAGTTTTTCGAACACGAAACGAATGACGCATGGGTTCGCGATCATGGGCCTATCTATTTGCGTCATTCTGAAAGCGGGGAACGTCTCATTTGCGATTGGCAATATAACGCTTGGGGAGGGAAATTTCCGTTTGAAAAAGATAATAAAATACCCCGTCTCATTGCTCAAGCTCAAGGGATCCAGAGATTCGAAGAATCGTTGGTCTTGGAGGGTGGATCTCTCGAAACCAATGGCGTCGGAGATTTATTAGTTACAACGGATTGTCTTTTAAACCCAAATCGCAATCCGAACCATTCGCAAACTGAAATTGAACTGGCTCTTATTGAAGGGCTTGGAGTAACAAAAGTGCATTGGCTAAATGGGTGTATCGAAGGGGACGATACCGATGGACATATTGACAATTTGGCCCGCTTTTTTAATCCCAATGGATTGCTGGTAGCTTCAGTGCCGAATCCTAACGATGCCAATCACCAATTACTCAGTCGTTTAAACCGCGAGTGCGAAGACATGATTCTTTGCACTGGCAAATCTCCAGAAATTATTCCACTTCCTTTGCCCGACCCTGTTTACCACCAAGGGCAGCGGCTTCCCATGAGCTATCTAAATTTTTTCATCGGAAACGGAGCGGTCTTTACCCCCTCCTACGGCCAGCCTAAAGCGGATGCTGCTGCCATCGACATTTTAGAGAATGCATTCCCTAAACATGAAATCATTCCCATCGATTGTCAGAACTTAATACTCGAAGGTGGCGCATTGCATTGCCTGACTCAGCAAGTGCCTCAACCGTTTCGTTAG
- the rpsA gene encoding 30S ribosomal protein S1 — MSSVMEELLKESSFENLKEGSIIEGTIIEIRQNEVVVDIGAKSEGSIAGHEFVDLGDLEIGQALEVFLEKIEDKDGNPVISFDKAEQKKNWEKILSRCEEGTIVSGRVKAKVKGGLIVAMGVDAFLPASQIDVQPPKNLDQYIGQTYDFKVLKINLDRKNIVVSRRELIEEQRHVKRQKLLADVKPGDIRRGVVKNITDYGAFIDLDGLDGLLHITDMSWGRISHPSEMVKISEEIDVMIIEVDRDKERVSLGLKQTTSNPWDEIEKRYPVGGRIEGKVVNLVPYGAFIELEEGVEGLVHVTELSWTKRISKPSEMLRVGDLISAVVLGIQKEEQKISLGVRQLDTNPWDMVRHNYPVGARVRGKVRNITTYGAFIELEEGIDGMVHVSDMSWTRKINHPSEMLKKGDEIDATVLDVDPDQQRISLGLKQLATDPWENIATLYRIGDVVQGTISKITSYGAFVELQDGIDGLVHISQISEDRVEKIKDIVSAGDVVSARVIKIDREERRIGLSIKAANYNAEELAAEAAAYETLKEGGDLMSLGDILDEATKD, encoded by the coding sequence ATGAGCTCCGTAATGGAAGAACTTCTCAAGGAATCATCCTTTGAGAATCTAAAAGAAGGTTCCATCATTGAAGGAACAATCATTGAAATCCGCCAAAATGAAGTCGTAGTTGACATTGGCGCTAAATCCGAAGGCAGCATCGCTGGACATGAATTTGTAGATCTTGGAGATCTCGAAATCGGCCAAGCTCTTGAAGTCTTCCTTGAAAAGATCGAAGATAAGGACGGTAACCCTGTAATCTCTTTTGACAAAGCTGAGCAAAAGAAGAACTGGGAAAAGATCCTGTCTCGTTGTGAAGAAGGCACTATTGTTTCTGGCCGCGTCAAAGCGAAGGTCAAAGGTGGCCTTATTGTGGCGATGGGCGTGGATGCGTTCCTTCCTGCTTCTCAGATCGACGTTCAGCCTCCAAAGAACTTGGATCAATACATCGGTCAGACTTATGACTTTAAGGTTCTTAAAATCAATCTCGACCGGAAAAACATTGTTGTTTCGCGTCGTGAACTGATCGAAGAACAGCGCCATGTTAAACGCCAAAAACTATTGGCCGATGTTAAGCCTGGTGATATCCGTCGTGGAGTAGTTAAGAACATCACCGATTACGGTGCGTTCATTGACCTCGATGGTTTGGACGGTCTCTTACACATCACCGATATGAGCTGGGGTCGCATCTCTCACCCAAGTGAGATGGTTAAGATCAGTGAAGAAATCGACGTGATGATCATCGAAGTGGATCGCGATAAAGAACGCGTATCCCTCGGTCTCAAACAAACAACATCTAATCCTTGGGACGAAATCGAAAAGCGCTACCCAGTGGGTGGCAGAATCGAAGGCAAGGTGGTCAACCTTGTGCCTTACGGTGCTTTTATCGAACTTGAAGAGGGTGTTGAAGGATTGGTTCACGTTACTGAGCTTTCCTGGACCAAACGTATTTCAAAACCGAGTGAGATGCTTCGGGTTGGGGATTTAATTTCTGCCGTTGTTCTGGGAATCCAGAAAGAAGAACAGAAGATCTCTCTCGGAGTTCGCCAGTTGGATACTAATCCTTGGGATATGGTTCGCCATAACTATCCTGTGGGTGCTCGTGTTCGAGGTAAGGTACGTAATATTACCACTTACGGTGCTTTCATCGAACTTGAAGAAGGTATCGACGGGATGGTCCACGTTTCGGATATGTCTTGGACTCGAAAGATCAACCATCCATCTGAGATGCTTAAGAAGGGTGATGAGATTGATGCCACGGTTCTCGACGTCGATCCTGATCAGCAGCGCATATCGCTGGGTCTTAAGCAGCTCGCCACCGATCCATGGGAAAATATCGCAACGCTTTACCGAATTGGTGATGTTGTCCAAGGTACTATTAGCAAGATCACTTCCTATGGCGCTTTTGTTGAGTTACAGGATGGAATCGACGGATTGGTTCATATCAGCCAAATCAGCGAAGATCGCGTTGAGAAGATCAAAGATATCGTTTCAGCTGGTGATGTAGTTTCTGCTCGCGTTATCAAAATTGACCGTGAGGAGCGCCGAATTGGCCTCAGTATCAAGGCGGCCAATTACAACGCGGAAGAACTTGCTGCAGAAGCCGCGGCCTATGAGACACTCAAAGAAGGGGGCGACCTTATGTCCTTGGGTGATATTCTCGACGAAGCTACGAAAGACTAA
- a CDS encoding RNA polymerase sigma factor RpoD/SigA, whose translation MTEPKHSSEESFKDSPSPDIRAVASIRDVPDVNTDKKEELSSSERSSIKLYLKEIGQIDLLKPEQEVQLARRIAKGDKQARDMMIRANLRLVVKIANDYSNYGLPLSDLVSEGNIGLIKAVERFDPDKGGKLSTYAAWWIKAAIKRALANQSKSIRLPVHLVDKISKIRRTVTQLTEELEREPTNEEVGIVLGVSASKIAHLKSVSVRPASLDAPIGDDDGTAFGDMIGDEKALTPFQNLSNKSVSNDISDMMNQLEEREAKIIRLRFGLDGDSPKTLEEVGSIFGITRERVRQLQNLSIRKMRSIMADRNAQRSVEDIKEENRQRRRMKILKDYFDQKKNEQAET comes from the coding sequence ATGACTGAACCGAAACATAGTAGCGAAGAGTCTTTCAAGGATAGCCCAAGTCCCGACATTCGAGCGGTTGCATCTATCAGGGACGTTCCTGACGTAAATACAGATAAAAAGGAAGAGCTCAGCTCAAGCGAACGGAGCAGTATCAAGCTTTACTTAAAAGAGATTGGGCAAATTGACCTTCTAAAGCCGGAACAGGAAGTGCAACTGGCGAGGCGAATTGCAAAGGGAGACAAACAGGCAAGAGATATGATGATCCGCGCGAACCTTCGCCTGGTGGTCAAGATCGCTAACGATTACTCTAATTACGGATTACCTCTTTCGGACCTAGTAAGTGAGGGGAATATTGGCCTTATAAAAGCAGTGGAACGATTCGATCCCGACAAAGGCGGAAAACTTAGTACCTATGCGGCGTGGTGGATAAAAGCGGCCATAAAACGAGCCTTGGCCAATCAAAGTAAATCGATCCGGCTTCCGGTCCACCTGGTGGACAAAATTTCCAAGATACGCCGGACAGTGACACAGCTCACGGAAGAATTGGAAAGGGAACCCACTAATGAAGAAGTCGGTATCGTACTAGGGGTTTCGGCAAGCAAAATAGCCCACCTAAAAAGTGTCAGTGTCCGTCCTGCCTCATTGGATGCCCCAATTGGAGATGATGATGGGACGGCCTTTGGTGACATGATTGGGGATGAAAAAGCACTCACCCCATTTCAAAATCTGAGTAATAAATCCGTTTCCAACGATATCTCCGATATGATGAATCAACTAGAAGAGCGGGAGGCCAAAATCATCCGCCTTCGATTTGGACTCGATGGAGATAGCCCAAAGACACTGGAGGAAGTAGGAAGTATTTTTGGAATTACCCGTGAACGGGTTCGGCAGCTACAGAACCTTTCCATTAGAAAGATGCGCTCCATCATGGCGGATAGAAATGCCCAGCGTAGTGTAGAGGACATCAAAGAAGAAAATCGACAACGCCGACGCATGAAAATCCTCAAGGATTACTTCGATCAAAAAAAGAACGAGCAGGCTGAGACATAG
- the glmS gene encoding glutamine--fructose-6-phosphate transaminase (isomerizing), whose translation MCGIVGYLGKQNATGILLEGLKRLEYRGYDSSGLAVIEKNEIHVTRRIGRVKELVAALVTAPNKATIGICHTRWATHGSVTEENAHPHLSSDRKITLVHNGVIENYAGIRNFLIMEGYTFTSETDTEALCNLIAYHYAKEDSSKEGSRFAQSVRKALLHVEGTYGLATLCADCPDEMVGARHGSPLILGVGRDEILLASDVSAMVSRTPEVVYLNDGELVHIQGTHFNISTLESEAVNPVIDKVDWDISESEMGDFDHFMLKEIFEQPDAIENAMRGRFSQDQSTAKFGGLNMTPQDLRQIDRILLCACGTAWHACLTIEFLIEKYARIPVEVEYASEFRYRNAPLDKNTLVLVISQSGETIDTLAALRESKRKGYKTLAITNGVGSTIARESDGGIYQHAGPEIGVASTKAFTSQLMIGAMLALYLGRLRDLSFSEGTDMVKGLREVPDLVREILKQCEHIHLIAKKFVRKQDFLFLGRLSMFPIALEGALKLKEISYIHAEGYPAAEMKHGPIALISEDCPSVFFATEPETLSKVLSNMQEVKARNGQIIVVRSASCQMPHGLADEEVVIPDCHPSVAPILASVPVQLLSYYIAVERGCDVDKPRNLAKSVTVE comes from the coding sequence ATGTGCGGAATTGTAGGATACTTAGGTAAACAAAACGCAACCGGCATCCTTCTCGAAGGTTTAAAGCGTCTCGAATACAGAGGCTACGACTCTTCAGGCCTGGCTGTCATAGAAAAAAACGAAATTCATGTCACAAGACGCATCGGTCGTGTTAAGGAACTAGTTGCGGCCCTGGTCACAGCTCCCAATAAAGCAACAATAGGGATCTGCCACACCCGGTGGGCCACCCACGGCAGCGTAACAGAGGAGAATGCTCACCCTCATCTAAGTTCGGATAGGAAGATAACTCTTGTCCACAATGGGGTCATTGAGAACTACGCTGGCATCCGAAATTTCCTAATCATGGAAGGTTACACTTTTACCTCAGAAACAGATACCGAGGCACTTTGTAACTTGATAGCTTATCATTATGCGAAAGAAGATTCCTCAAAGGAAGGAAGTCGGTTCGCCCAGAGCGTTCGCAAAGCGTTGCTCCATGTCGAAGGAACCTACGGACTGGCAACGTTGTGTGCCGATTGTCCGGATGAGATGGTAGGAGCGCGCCATGGATCACCCCTAATCTTAGGGGTTGGTAGGGACGAAATACTGTTGGCAAGTGATGTTTCCGCCATGGTTAGTCGCACCCCGGAAGTAGTTTACCTGAACGATGGAGAATTAGTACACATTCAGGGAACCCATTTCAATATCTCAACGCTGGAGTCAGAAGCGGTTAATCCGGTGATCGACAAAGTCGACTGGGACATCTCAGAAAGTGAAATGGGCGACTTCGATCACTTCATGCTAAAGGAGATTTTTGAACAACCGGATGCAATAGAGAATGCGATGCGTGGGCGGTTTTCCCAGGATCAAAGTACTGCCAAGTTCGGTGGACTTAATATGACTCCCCAAGATCTCCGACAAATCGACCGCATACTGCTTTGTGCGTGTGGAACAGCCTGGCACGCGTGTTTAACAATTGAATTCCTAATTGAAAAATACGCCCGCATTCCAGTTGAAGTGGAATACGCCTCCGAATTTCGCTATCGCAATGCACCTCTGGATAAAAACACCCTGGTCCTGGTAATCAGCCAATCTGGTGAAACCATTGACACATTGGCTGCACTCCGTGAATCGAAGCGAAAAGGCTACAAAACGCTAGCGATAACAAATGGGGTGGGTTCAACCATCGCGCGGGAATCCGACGGAGGGATCTACCAACACGCAGGACCAGAGATCGGGGTAGCTTCGACAAAAGCTTTCACCTCGCAATTGATGATAGGGGCTATGCTCGCTCTTTATTTAGGAAGATTGAGAGACCTAAGTTTTAGCGAAGGAACGGATATGGTGAAAGGTCTTCGAGAGGTTCCAGACTTGGTCAGAGAAATTCTCAAACAATGTGAGCACATTCACCTGATTGCGAAAAAATTTGTCCGGAAACAGGACTTTTTATTTCTCGGTCGTTTAAGCATGTTCCCGATAGCGCTGGAAGGCGCTCTAAAGTTAAAAGAAATTTCTTATATTCATGCGGAAGGTTACCCAGCAGCAGAAATGAAACACGGACCAATCGCATTGATCAGCGAAGACTGCCCGTCCGTCTTTTTTGCAACTGAGCCGGAAACACTTTCAAAAGTCTTATCCAACATGCAGGAAGTGAAAGCGAGGAATGGCCAGATAATCGTCGTTCGTTCAGCGAGCTGCCAAATGCCGCACGGCCTTGCTGATGAGGAGGTGGTTATCCCCGACTGTCATCCCTCTGTAGCTCCGATTTTGGCATCCGTCCCCGTCCAGCTATTGAGTTATTACATAGCGGTTGAACGCGGCTGCGACGTGGATAAACCCAGGAACCTTGCCAAGTCAGTCACAGTCGAATAG